Proteins found in one Streptomyces sp. NBC_00461 genomic segment:
- a CDS encoding glycosyltransferase family 4 protein yields the protein MKISFLLHNAYGIGGTIATTFNLAQALAERHEVEIVSVLRHRERTNFTLDPAVTLRPLVDLRQDKEHALHQRPARVFPRAEYRYRQYSELTDRRIRECLAAIDADVVIGTRPGLNVHLALQAPRHVARVGQEHLTLDNHSPRLRGALRRAYRRLDVLTTVTEADAGAYRRKMRLPGVRVQALPNSVPDPALPAADGNAKVVVAAGRLVPVKRYDLLIEAFALVAAERPDWQLRIYGKGEEHDRLRGLVADLGLCNNVFLMGAAAPMEAEWVKGSIGVAASNFEPFGMTIVEAMRCGLPVVSTDCPHGPGEIIADGVDGRLVPVGDRDALGAALLDLVRDDERRRRSGRAALENARRFAPGPVVEQAEHLLNEAVSARRAGRRVATGRARVHHTLVSQGFAARDAAITSAGTVRRTLRGGGGE from the coding sequence ATGAAGATCTCTTTCCTTCTCCACAACGCCTACGGGATCGGAGGCACGATCGCCACCACGTTCAACCTGGCCCAGGCGCTGGCCGAGCGGCACGAGGTCGAGATCGTCTCGGTGCTGCGGCACCGGGAGCGTACGAACTTCACCCTGGACCCGGCGGTGACGCTGCGGCCGCTGGTGGACCTCAGACAGGACAAGGAGCACGCGTTGCACCAGCGGCCGGCGAGGGTGTTTCCCCGCGCCGAGTACCGGTACCGGCAGTACAGCGAGTTGACCGACCGGCGGATCCGCGAGTGCCTCGCCGCCATCGACGCCGACGTGGTGATCGGCACCCGGCCGGGCCTCAATGTGCACCTCGCGCTTCAGGCCCCGCGGCACGTCGCCCGGGTCGGGCAGGAGCACCTCACGCTGGACAACCACTCGCCCCGGCTGCGGGGTGCGCTGCGCCGGGCCTACCGCAGGCTGGACGTGCTCACCACGGTGACCGAGGCCGACGCCGGGGCCTACCGGCGCAAGATGCGGCTGCCGGGCGTACGGGTCCAGGCTCTGCCCAACAGCGTGCCGGATCCGGCGCTGCCGGCCGCGGACGGCAACGCGAAGGTGGTCGTCGCGGCCGGGCGGCTGGTCCCGGTGAAACGCTACGACCTGCTCATCGAGGCCTTCGCGCTGGTCGCCGCGGAGCGCCCCGACTGGCAGCTGCGCATCTACGGCAAGGGCGAGGAACACGACCGGCTGCGGGGGCTGGTCGCGGATCTCGGACTGTGCAACAACGTGTTCCTGATGGGGGCTGCGGCTCCCATGGAGGCGGAGTGGGTCAAGGGCTCGATCGGTGTGGCAGCGTCCAACTTCGAGCCGTTCGGCATGACGATCGTCGAGGCGATGCGCTGCGGTCTGCCGGTGGTGAGCACCGACTGTCCCCACGGCCCCGGCGAGATCATCGCGGACGGGGTCGACGGCCGACTGGTGCCCGTCGGGGACCGTGACGCGCTCGGCGCGGCGCTGCTGGACCTGGTGCGCGACGACGAGCGGCGCCGCCGTTCGGGCCGCGCGGCCCTGGAGAACGCGCGGCGGTTCGCTCCCGGCCCGGTGGTCGAGCAGGCCGAACACCTGCTGAACGAGGCGGTCTCGGCGAGAAGAGCGGGCCGGCGGGTCGCCACTGGACGCGCCCGCGTGCACCACACGCTGGTCAGCCAGGGCTTCGCGGCCCGCGACGCCGCGATCACCTCGGCCGGCACCGTACGCCGGACGCTGCGAGGAGGCGGTGGTGAGTGA
- a CDS encoding cysteine desulfurase-like protein → MTYDIAAIRSRFPALQAGTAHFDGPGGTQTPEPVIRAIVDALSNPLSNRGHGVPGERNAESIVVETRRAMADLLAAGPSGIVFGRSATQLAYDFSRTLAKTWQPGDEVVVTRLDHDANIRPWVQAAERAGATVRWAEFDPATGELTTDDIRAVLSERTRLVAVTAASNLIGTRPAITEIAGLAREVGALTYVDGVHYAAHTLVDLETLGADFFVCSAYKLLGPHHGVLAARPELLDTLRPDKLLPSTDVVPERFELGTLPYEFLAGTRAAVDFLAGLDASATGTRRQRLIAAFAALEAHEAGLRTQIDKGLSSLDGITVHSRAADRTPTLLLTFEGRSTTDAYRFLAERGVHAPSGSFYAVEASRHLGLGDTGGLRIGLAPYNSPQDVDRLLTGLSDFLTL, encoded by the coding sequence GTGACGTACGACATCGCCGCCATCCGCTCCCGATTCCCCGCTCTGCAGGCCGGAACGGCGCACTTCGACGGACCCGGTGGCACCCAGACCCCGGAGCCCGTCATCCGGGCCATCGTCGACGCGCTGTCCAACCCGCTGTCGAACCGGGGCCACGGGGTGCCGGGGGAGCGCAACGCCGAGAGCATCGTCGTCGAGACCCGTCGGGCCATGGCCGACCTGCTGGCCGCGGGCCCGTCGGGGATCGTGTTCGGCCGCAGTGCCACCCAGCTCGCCTACGATTTCTCCCGCACCCTCGCCAAGACGTGGCAGCCCGGGGACGAGGTGGTCGTCACCCGCCTCGACCACGACGCCAACATCCGACCCTGGGTGCAGGCCGCCGAACGCGCCGGAGCCACCGTACGCTGGGCCGAATTCGACCCCGCCACCGGCGAGTTGACCACCGACGACATCCGTGCCGTGCTGTCCGAGCGCACCCGTCTGGTCGCCGTCACCGCCGCCTCCAACCTGATCGGCACGCGCCCCGCGATCACCGAGATCGCCGGCCTGGCCCGCGAGGTGGGGGCGCTCACCTATGTCGACGGCGTCCATTACGCCGCCCACACGCTGGTCGACCTGGAGACGCTCGGCGCGGACTTTTTCGTCTGCTCCGCGTACAAGCTCCTCGGCCCGCACCATGGAGTCCTCGCCGCCCGGCCCGAGTTGCTGGACACCCTGCGGCCGGACAAGCTCCTTCCCTCCACCGACGTGGTCCCCGAGCGCTTCGAACTGGGCACGCTGCCCTACGAGTTCCTCGCGGGCACCAGGGCGGCCGTCGACTTCCTCGCCGGTCTCGACGCGAGCGCCACGGGAACGCGACGGCAGCGCCTGATCGCGGCCTTCGCGGCGCTCGAAGCGCACGAAGCAGGCCTGCGCACCCAGATCGACAAGGGCCTGTCCTCGCTCGACGGCATCACGGTCCACTCCAGGGCGGCCGACCGCACCCCCACCCTGCTGCTGACCTTCGAGGGCCGCTCCACGACGGACGCGTACCGCTTCCTCGCGGAGCGCGGCGTCCACGCCCCGTCGGGATCCTTCTATGCCGTCGAGGCCTCCCGCCACCTCGGCCTCGGCGACACCGGCGGCCTGCGCATCGGCCTCGCGCCCTACAACAGCCCGCAGGACGTCGACCGGCTGCTGACCGGGCTGTCCGACTTCCTCACGCTCTGA
- a CDS encoding helix-turn-helix domain-containing protein, producing the protein MLHESVFRTADLPAGDRFEAWTERMGRTHAPMQLASDRAADYRGEQRLVGLGDVTIWPAAFDHLVFRRTPKLVRQSDPEVYHLSLLRRGEGAANWGRQQVAYRIDDIHTNSSSRSWEVCTGPDPVALIGVEIPRALVPLPAHRAERVVGGRISGREGVGALLAQFLVQLVSDTAPYQPLDAPRLGTVVADLVTAVFAHSLDADRELPPETRTRTLTLRIKSFIRRHLHDHELTPARIAAAHHISRSYLYRLFQAEGTTVASYIRDQRLKNACRDLADPALRTLPIHAVGARWGYPRAAEFTRAFRTAHGVPPSEFREVASAADRAQTPPGRGLSAK; encoded by the coding sequence GTGCTGCACGAATCGGTCTTCCGGACCGCGGATCTCCCGGCGGGCGACCGGTTCGAGGCCTGGACCGAGCGCATGGGCCGCACACATGCGCCCATGCAGCTCGCCAGCGACCGCGCCGCGGACTACCGAGGGGAGCAGCGCCTGGTCGGCCTGGGGGACGTGACCATATGGCCGGCGGCCTTCGACCACCTGGTCTTCCGTCGGACACCGAAGCTCGTCCGGCAGTCCGATCCCGAGGTCTACCACCTCTCCCTGCTGAGACGGGGAGAAGGAGCGGCCAACTGGGGCAGACAGCAGGTCGCCTACCGGATCGACGACATCCACACCAACAGCTCGTCGCGTTCGTGGGAAGTGTGCACCGGCCCCGACCCGGTCGCCCTCATCGGAGTCGAGATACCGCGGGCCCTGGTGCCACTGCCCGCGCACCGGGCGGAGCGGGTGGTCGGCGGCCGGATCTCGGGCCGCGAGGGGGTTGGCGCGCTGCTGGCGCAGTTCCTGGTCCAGTTGGTCTCGGACACCGCGCCCTACCAGCCCCTCGACGCGCCCCGGCTGGGAACCGTCGTCGCCGACCTGGTGACCGCGGTTTTCGCCCACAGCCTGGACGCCGACCGCGAGTTGCCGCCCGAGACCCGCACACGAACGCTGACCCTGCGCATCAAGTCGTTCATCCGCCGCCACCTCCACGACCACGAACTGACACCCGCCCGGATCGCCGCCGCGCACCACATCTCACGCAGCTACCTGTACCGCCTCTTCCAGGCCGAGGGCACCACCGTCGCCTCCTACATCCGCGATCAACGGCTGAAGAACGCCTGCCGCGATCTCGCCGACCCGGCCCTGCGCACGCTGCCGATCCATGCCGTCGGCGCCCGGTGGGGTTACCCCCGCGCCGCCGAGTTCACCCGGGCCTTCCGCACCGCCCACGGCGTTCCACCGAGCGAGTTCCGCGAGGTGGCGTCCGCCGCGGACCGTGCACAGACACCGCCCGGGCGTGGACTCTCCGCCAAGTAG
- a CDS encoding NAD(P)/FAD-dependent oxidoreductase has product MSSSSTFRSVPPTADVVIIGGGVMGASAAFHLAEAGVTDIVVVERGDLACGSSGKPIGGVRAQFSDPLNIELGSRSLRAYEDFPHRPGADIRLDTVGYLFLLTSDRQAADFEVSVRTQNALGVPSRMVTPDEARALCPYVDADGLVAAVHSPTDGHARPGLVVHGYADAAARAGVTFATHTTVTGIDTSGDRVTTVHTDRGRIACSTLICTGGAWSGQIGDMAGIDLPVRPVRRQLAFTEPLTPPAPRIPFTIDFASSAYFHNSDDGLLFGLADPRQPEGFDTTWTPEWLELFRAAVRQRAPELADMRTVGGWAGLYEVTPDHNALIGRSDELVNFLYATGFSGHGFLQAPAVGEILRDLHLEREPFTDISPLGADRFRSGAATRPEAHVV; this is encoded by the coding sequence TTGTCCTCCTCATCCACCTTCCGCTCCGTTCCGCCGACCGCTGACGTCGTGATCATCGGCGGTGGCGTGATGGGCGCCAGTGCCGCGTTCCATCTCGCCGAGGCGGGGGTCACCGACATCGTCGTCGTCGAGCGCGGCGACCTGGCCTGCGGCAGCTCGGGCAAACCGATCGGCGGGGTACGTGCCCAGTTCTCCGACCCGCTCAACATCGAGCTGGGCAGCCGGAGCCTGCGCGCCTACGAGGACTTCCCGCACCGCCCCGGTGCCGACATCCGCCTCGACACCGTCGGCTACCTCTTCCTGCTCACCTCCGACCGGCAGGCCGCGGACTTCGAGGTGAGCGTCAGGACCCAGAACGCGCTGGGCGTACCGTCCCGAATGGTCACCCCGGACGAGGCCCGCGCGCTGTGCCCCTATGTCGACGCCGACGGACTCGTGGCCGCCGTCCACTCACCCACCGACGGCCACGCCCGCCCGGGCCTCGTCGTCCACGGATACGCGGACGCCGCCGCCCGGGCCGGCGTCACCTTCGCCACGCACACCACCGTGACCGGCATCGACACGTCGGGCGACCGCGTCACCACCGTCCACACCGACCGCGGCCGCATCGCCTGCTCCACCCTCATCTGTACGGGGGGCGCCTGGTCCGGGCAGATCGGCGACATGGCCGGCATCGACCTCCCCGTCCGGCCGGTACGCCGCCAGCTCGCCTTCACCGAACCGCTGACGCCCCCGGCGCCGCGTATCCCCTTCACCATCGACTTCGCTTCGTCGGCCTATTTCCACAACAGCGACGACGGCCTGCTGTTCGGCCTCGCGGACCCTCGCCAGCCCGAAGGCTTCGACACCACCTGGACCCCGGAGTGGCTGGAGCTCTTCCGGGCCGCCGTACGCCAACGGGCCCCCGAACTGGCCGACATGAGGACCGTCGGCGGCTGGGCCGGCCTCTACGAGGTCACCCCCGACCACAACGCCCTCATCGGACGCTCCGACGAGCTCGTCAACTTCCTCTACGCCACCGGGTTCTCCGGCCACGGCTTCCTGCAGGCCCCCGCCGTCGGCGAGATCCTGCGCGACCTCCACCTGGAGCGTGAACCCTTCACCGACATCTCGCCCCTCGGCGCCGACCGCTTCCGGTCCGGAGCCGCGACCCGTCCAGAGGCCCACGTGGTGTGA
- a CDS encoding TetR/AcrR family transcriptional regulator, with the protein MGEPTADIGGAGVPLRRTPQQARSRARLARVLEAAERVLIDDGVEALTTTRVASEAKVSVGSLYQYLPDRDAIIDALAAGYFAKLEAAMESFAEAAAEQRWDDPVGVLLDEYAAIYRTEHGFRALWFGSGLTERTRAADRDHKRRVADGLRRVLLALDVAYDDEALARACHAAVLAADALAQEAFRRDAEGDAGLLDEAKVMLRGYLTAIAGRR; encoded by the coding sequence GTGGGCGAGCCGACGGCGGACATCGGCGGGGCCGGCGTTCCCCTGCGCCGCACCCCGCAGCAGGCGCGCAGCAGGGCCCGGCTGGCCCGGGTCCTGGAGGCCGCCGAGCGCGTCCTGATCGACGACGGTGTCGAGGCGCTCACCACGACCCGTGTCGCCTCGGAGGCGAAGGTGTCGGTGGGGTCGCTGTACCAGTACCTGCCCGACCGCGACGCGATCATCGACGCCCTGGCGGCCGGCTACTTCGCGAAACTGGAGGCCGCCATGGAGAGCTTCGCCGAGGCCGCGGCGGAGCAGCGCTGGGACGATCCGGTCGGTGTGCTCCTCGACGAGTACGCCGCGATCTACCGCACCGAACACGGCTTCCGCGCCCTGTGGTTCGGCAGTGGCCTGACCGAGCGGACCCGGGCCGCGGACCGCGACCACAAGCGCCGGGTGGCCGACGGGCTCCGCCGCGTTCTCCTCGCCCTGGACGTCGCGTACGACGACGAGGCCCTCGCCCGGGCTTGCCACGCCGCGGTCCTGGCGGCCGACGCGCTCGCTCAGGAGGCCTTCCGGCGCGACGCGGAGGGGGACGCGGGACTCCTCGACGAGGCGAAGGTCATGCTGCGGGGGTATCTCACGGCGATCGCCGGACGCCGTTGA
- a CDS encoding class II aldolase/adducin family protein: protein MTDSTTVLGQERAAVADACRRLGAEGLLIGTAGNVSLRVGERVAITATGAVLAELTADQVTVVDLEGTVVGGAFEPTSELDLHLGVYRRYGTGAVVHTHAPMATALSCVLDELPCIHYQLLTLGGTVRVAPYATFGTPELAESVLAALEGRSAALMANHGAVTHAPTLGKAVEHALLLEWACGVYRHAAALGPPRVLDEQQQLAVMEAAIARGYGTTHPVSPEQESNR, encoded by the coding sequence ATGACCGACTCAACCACGGTGCTGGGTCAGGAACGGGCCGCCGTGGCGGACGCCTGCCGCCGTCTGGGGGCCGAGGGCCTGCTCATCGGCACGGCCGGGAACGTCAGCCTGCGCGTGGGGGAGCGGGTCGCGATCACCGCGACCGGAGCGGTGCTCGCCGAACTCACCGCGGACCAGGTGACGGTGGTCGACCTGGAGGGGACGGTCGTCGGCGGTGCCTTCGAACCGACCTCGGAACTGGACCTGCATCTCGGTGTCTACCGGCGCTACGGCACCGGTGCCGTCGTCCACACCCACGCCCCCATGGCCACCGCGCTCTCCTGCGTCCTCGACGAACTGCCCTGCATCCACTACCAGTTGCTCACCCTCGGCGGCACCGTCCGCGTCGCGCCGTACGCCACCTTCGGCACCCCCGAACTCGCCGAGTCTGTGCTCGCCGCGCTGGAGGGCCGCAGCGCCGCACTGATGGCCAACCACGGCGCGGTCACCCACGCACCCACCCTCGGCAAGGCGGTCGAGCACGCGCTGCTGCTGGAGTGGGCCTGCGGCGTCTACCGGCACGCGGCCGCACTCGGCCCGCCCCGAGTCCTCGACGAGCAGCAGCAACTCGCGGTCATGGAGGCCGCGATCGCCCGCGGCTACGGCACCACCCACCCCGTCTCACCCGAGCAGGAGAGCAACAGATGA
- a CDS encoding carbohydrate kinase family protein has product MKVVTMGVHVLDVLVLPVEEIPEGQGATLVDDIRMTAAGTAGGTALTLAKLGASVRTAGAIGTDPTGDLLIQLLNRAGIDTELLVRRIDTSTSASVLPIRPNGDRPSLHLLGANITYGLEDVPWDAVAEAGHLHLGGPELIGADVAARILAHAKEHDVVTSVDLLAPGELGTFDQIEPVLPYVDFLLPNDDQLLGFSGEDDLVTGAKKLLAGGAGLVAVTRGADGVLLVTAEGTDTVPAFEVDVVDTTGCGDAFSAGFLRGMSLGRTPREAAVLGSASAALVAQGLGSDHGDFDLPEADEFAMTHKTRS; this is encoded by the coding sequence ATGAAGGTCGTCACGATGGGCGTGCACGTACTGGACGTACTGGTACTGCCGGTGGAGGAGATACCCGAGGGCCAGGGCGCCACCCTGGTGGACGACATCCGGATGACCGCCGCGGGGACGGCCGGCGGCACCGCGCTCACCCTCGCCAAGCTGGGCGCCTCGGTCCGCACCGCCGGCGCGATCGGCACCGACCCGACCGGTGACCTGCTCATCCAGCTCCTCAACAGGGCGGGAATCGACACCGAGTTGCTCGTCCGCCGTATCGACACCTCCACCTCCGCGAGCGTCCTGCCCATCCGCCCCAACGGCGACCGCCCCTCCCTCCATCTGCTCGGCGCCAACATCACCTACGGTCTTGAGGACGTGCCCTGGGACGCGGTGGCCGAGGCCGGCCACCTCCACCTCGGCGGCCCCGAGCTGATCGGCGCCGACGTGGCGGCACGCATCCTGGCGCACGCCAAGGAGCACGACGTGGTCACCTCCGTGGACCTCCTCGCCCCCGGCGAACTCGGCACCTTCGACCAGATCGAGCCGGTGCTCCCCTACGTCGACTTTCTGCTGCCCAACGACGATCAGCTCCTCGGCTTCAGCGGCGAGGACGACCTCGTGACGGGCGCGAAGAAGCTGCTGGCCGGCGGGGCCGGTCTCGTGGCGGTCACCCGCGGCGCCGACGGCGTGCTCCTGGTGACCGCGGAGGGCACCGACACGGTCCCGGCCTTCGAGGTCGACGTCGTCGACACGACGGGCTGCGGCGACGCGTTCTCGGCCGGGTTCCTGCGCGGGATGAGCCTCGGCCGCACCCCGCGCGAGGCCGCCGTCCTCGGCAGCGCCTCGGCCGCGCTGGTGGCCCAGGGCCTCGGCAGCGACCACGGTGACTTCGACCTTCCCGAGGCCGACGAGTTCGCCATGACCCACAAGACCCGCTCGTGA
- a CDS encoding MFS transporter has translation MSSSPQPTPEAQAATREPGRGGNGVALLVIASCQLMVVLDITIVNIALPHIQSALDFSTTSLSWVVNAYTLTFGGLLLLGGRVGDILGRRRVFVFGVLLFALASLLGGFAQNSGQLLAARALQGVGGAIASPTSLALISTTFREGPERNRAFGVFAAVSSGGGAIGLLAGGMIVEWLNWRWVLFVNVPIGVLIALAAPRWIKESERHPGHFDIAGALTSTLGMVLLVYGFIRAAQEGWRDPITLASFAAAVVVLVVFILIERVSKQPITPLHMFADRNRAGTYGIMLSLAAAIFGMFFFLTLFVQDVLGFSPLEAGLAFLPISVVIAVGAALASRFLPRFGPKPFMVVGAVLAAAGLAWLTLTDVHSTYAGSILGPILVFGLGMGMEFVSLTLMALSNVSVQETGAASGLLNATQQVGGSLGLSILVTMFGTASTNEAHKQIPRFLAQATPAERLRFRRTGQLPQPWSDEVLTAGISAAFVMAAIFTLVAALIAVVAIQVRPSDLERLKGGMGPGSM, from the coding sequence ATGAGCAGCAGCCCCCAGCCGACCCCCGAAGCACAGGCCGCCACCCGGGAACCGGGTCGCGGGGGAAACGGCGTGGCGCTGCTCGTCATCGCGTCGTGCCAGCTGATGGTGGTCCTCGACATCACCATCGTGAACATCGCGCTGCCGCACATCCAGAGTGCCCTGGACTTCTCCACCACCAGCCTGTCGTGGGTCGTCAACGCCTACACCCTCACCTTCGGCGGCCTGCTGCTGCTCGGTGGCCGGGTCGGCGACATCCTCGGCAGGCGGCGGGTGTTCGTCTTCGGTGTGCTGCTGTTCGCGCTGGCCTCCCTGCTGGGCGGCTTCGCCCAGAACTCCGGTCAACTCCTCGCCGCCCGCGCCCTTCAGGGGGTGGGCGGCGCCATCGCCTCCCCGACCTCGCTCGCCCTGATCAGCACGACCTTCCGCGAAGGCCCCGAACGCAACCGGGCGTTCGGCGTCTTCGCCGCGGTCTCCTCGGGCGGCGGCGCCATCGGGCTGCTCGCGGGCGGGATGATCGTCGAGTGGCTGAACTGGCGCTGGGTGCTGTTCGTGAACGTCCCGATCGGCGTGCTCATCGCCCTCGCCGCACCCCGCTGGATCAAGGAGTCCGAGCGCCACCCCGGCCACTTCGACATCGCCGGCGCGCTGACCTCCACCCTGGGCATGGTGCTGCTGGTGTACGGGTTCATCAGAGCCGCCCAGGAGGGGTGGCGGGACCCGATCACGCTGGCATCGTTCGCCGCGGCCGTCGTCGTACTGGTCGTGTTCATCCTGATCGAGCGGGTTTCCAAGCAGCCCATCACCCCGCTGCACATGTTCGCCGACCGCAACCGCGCGGGCACCTACGGCATCATGCTGAGCCTCGCCGCCGCGATCTTCGGCATGTTCTTCTTCCTCACGCTGTTCGTGCAGGACGTGCTGGGCTTCAGCCCGCTGGAGGCAGGGCTGGCCTTCCTGCCGATCAGCGTGGTGATCGCCGTCGGCGCGGCGCTCGCCTCGCGGTTCCTGCCCAGGTTCGGGCCCAAACCCTTCATGGTGGTGGGCGCCGTCCTCGCGGCGGCCGGCCTGGCCTGGCTGACCCTCACCGACGTGCACTCCACCTACGCGGGCAGCATCCTCGGGCCGATCCTCGTCTTCGGCCTGGGCATGGGCATGGAGTTCGTGTCGCTGACCCTCATGGCACTCTCCAACGTCTCGGTCCAGGAGACCGGCGCGGCCTCCGGGCTCCTCAACGCCACCCAGCAGGTGGGCGGTTCGCTGGGCCTGTCCATCCTGGTCACCATGTTCGGCACGGCCAGCACCAACGAGGCCCACAAACAGATCCCACGCTTCCTGGCCCAGGCGACCCCCGCCGAACGCCTGCGCTTCCGGCGCACCGGCCAGCTGCCGCAGCCCTGGTCCGACGAGGTCCTCACGGCCGGGATCTCGGCCGCCTTCGTCATGGCGGCGATCTTCACCCTGGTCGCCGCGCTGATCGCCGTGGTGGCCATCCAGGTCCGCCCCTCAGACCTGGAGCGCCTCAAGGGCGGGATGGGCCCCGGCTCGATGTGA
- a CDS encoding VOC family protein: MKPNRSIPSSTVIPVLIYPDVREAVAWLGAAYGFEERVRIGEGHRAQLSFGDGAVIVGDTRKDRRPPRPGEVTHSVTVRVEDARAHCERAREHGARILMEPTDFEYGERQYTAEDPAGHQWTFSQTLVDVAPEEWGGESVSSD; the protein is encoded by the coding sequence ATGAAGCCGAACCGTTCCATCCCCTCGTCGACCGTCATCCCCGTCCTGATCTATCCCGACGTGCGCGAGGCGGTCGCCTGGCTCGGCGCGGCCTACGGGTTCGAGGAGCGTGTGCGGATCGGCGAGGGCCACCGGGCGCAGCTCAGTTTCGGAGACGGGGCCGTGATCGTCGGAGACACCCGCAAGGACCGCCGTCCCCCGCGTCCCGGCGAGGTCACGCACTCGGTGACGGTGCGGGTGGAGGACGCCCGCGCCCACTGCGAGCGGGCCCGGGAGCACGGCGCGCGGATCCTCATGGAACCGACGGACTTCGAGTACGGCGAGCGCCAGTACACCGCGGAGGATCCCGCCGGGCACCAGTGGACGTTCTCTCAGACGCTCGTGGATGTTGCGCCGGAGGAATGGGGCGGGGAGTCTGTCTCATCCGACTGA
- a CDS encoding DinB family protein, translating into MTGPVLDSGDGSDTEVGAMTDEEYLWEPVPDCWSVRRRADGPGPRATVLAGSADGDWGRDAAPYPHPSPPPFTTVAWRLSHLSEMLFLRADHTAGGHALTRDDYVVNGDVASAVSAFDAGVTAWRNALLSVDEAALDTVGHCTYPHGSDPEEPFVDIVWWVNQEVLHHGAEIALLRDLYRARRP; encoded by the coding sequence ATGACAGGGCCGGTGTTGGACAGCGGCGACGGGTCGGACACCGAGGTGGGTGCCATGACCGACGAGGAGTACCTCTGGGAACCGGTGCCGGACTGCTGGTCGGTCCGGCGGCGCGCGGACGGTCCGGGCCCGCGCGCGACCGTGCTCGCCGGCAGCGCGGACGGAGACTGGGGACGAGACGCCGCGCCCTACCCGCACCCCTCGCCGCCGCCCTTCACCACCGTCGCATGGCGTCTGAGCCACCTGAGCGAGATGTTGTTCCTCCGCGCCGATCACACGGCGGGCGGCCACGCCCTCACCCGGGACGACTACGTCGTCAACGGGGACGTGGCCTCGGCCGTATCCGCATTCGACGCCGGGGTCACAGCCTGGCGGAATGCGCTGCTGAGCGTCGACGAGGCGGCGCTCGACACCGTCGGTCACTGCACGTATCCGCACGGCAGCGACCCGGAGGAGCCGTTCGTCGACATCGTGTGGTGGGTCAACCAGGAAGTCCTGCACCACGGGGCCGAGATCGCCCTGCTGCGCGACCTGTACCGCGCCCGACGGCCCTGA
- a CDS encoding helix-turn-helix transcriptional regulator: MAQVLGEAHERMLAVAVAALNEREPERLWPLLATALPGLCGGETLVYKLDDWNETEGTVGMPPGIAAELAGLGEEDLSLLRAGYPFAHHYAAGSDRAPLTARRAAGRVWSASPTARLIGDVIDADHVLALPLPQSTTPITGCMIYRSGADFSDDHVRTAQQLQPLLAAVEQQRQLLIRWQRLAAPSPDGGSARAPAAECALTPRELTVLLLLTDALTAAAIGRRLGISDRTVHKHVEKIYRKLGTRDRISTVLRAQQLGLVPTP; the protein is encoded by the coding sequence GTGGCTCAGGTGCTGGGCGAGGCCCACGAACGCATGCTGGCGGTGGCCGTCGCGGCGCTCAACGAACGTGAGCCGGAGCGGCTGTGGCCCCTGCTGGCGACGGCCCTGCCCGGCCTGTGCGGCGGCGAGACCCTGGTCTACAAACTCGACGACTGGAACGAGACCGAGGGCACCGTCGGCATGCCGCCCGGCATCGCCGCCGAGCTTGCCGGGCTCGGCGAGGAGGACCTGAGCCTGCTGCGCGCGGGGTATCCGTTCGCGCACCACTACGCGGCCGGGTCCGACCGGGCTCCCCTCACCGCGCGCCGGGCCGCCGGCCGTGTGTGGTCCGCGAGTCCGACGGCGCGGCTGATCGGCGACGTCATCGACGCGGACCACGTCCTGGCGCTTCCGCTGCCCCAGTCGACGACGCCGATCACCGGATGCATGATCTACCGCTCCGGTGCGGACTTCTCCGACGACCACGTCCGCACGGCGCAGCAGCTGCAGCCGCTGCTGGCGGCGGTGGAGCAGCAGCGGCAGCTCCTGATCCGCTGGCAGCGCCTGGCCGCTCCGTCCCCTGACGGCGGCTCCGCTCGTGCACCGGCCGCGGAGTGCGCGCTCACGCCCCGGGAGCTGACCGTGCTGCTCCTGCTCACGGACGCCCTGACCGCGGCCGCGATCGGCCGGCGGCTCGGCATATCGGACCGTACGGTCCACAAGCACGTCGAGAAGATCTACCGCAAGCTCGGCACCCGTGACCGCATCAGCACCGTCCTGCGGGCCCAGCAACTGGGGCTGGTCCCCACGCCCTGA